A single genomic interval of Daucus carota subsp. sativus chromosome 1, DH1 v3.0, whole genome shotgun sequence harbors:
- the LOC108219071 gene encoding disease resistance protein RPV1-like isoform X1 has product MLKLKSVDSSSQNYSYDVFLSFRGEDTRKNFTDHLYKALQDAGLFTFRDDEDIERGESIKSELENGIQQSRSWIIVFSENYAFSSWCLDELVMILKCRNRSKRLLLPIFYHVDPSDIHKQSGCVYEAFSRHEEKFKREVNDTKRKDLMEKIQQWRTALTELANLGGMHLQNLTDGYESKFILKIVSIIKDKVTRNNILNITPHLVGINDSLHAINLWLRDGSTSVEVFALYGIGGVGKTTIAKYVYNTSFQLFEGGSFLENIREYSERPDGLLCLQRQLLSDISKGKTPSVNNLNDGIHKIQSALHGRKLLIVLDDVDQTEQLDAIFGMREWFYHGSKIILTTRNVHLLNAHKHCKRYSVDTMNFSDSSELFSWHAFRDSHPPECYTEQSEKILKQCQGLPLALEVLGASLHGKKEDVWRSAIQKLETFTPSKLQKILRISYESLPDDHDRELFLELACFFNGEAKSSVVVILDACKYYTTIGVDNLIDRCLLKIDIYGKLRMHQLIQSMGREIVRQQSPKDPGEWSRLWHYRESLEILEDETGTRAIEGLALDMDMTKAHQTKFNTKAFSMMHKLRLLKLNKVQLLGGYSDFPKKLKWLCWHGYTQRSLPDDFPFSSLVAIDMQNSKLQKLVQGNMCLGSLKILNLSHCHCIVESPNFSQLRVLEQLILEDCASLVEIDESIQMAKGLLFMNLKDCQGRF; this is encoded by the exons ATGCTGAAATTGAAGTCTGTAGATTCATCATCTCAAAATTATAGCTACGATGTATTTTTAAGTTTCAGAGGTGAAGATACCCGAAAGAATTTTACAGATCATCTCTATAAAGCTTTACAAGATGCAGGACTATTCACTTTTAGAGATGACGAGGATATTGAGAGGGGAGAGAGTATCAAATCTGAATTAGAAAATGGTATCCAACAGTCAAGGAGTTGGATAATTGTATTCTCAGAGAACTATGCCTTTTCCAGTTGGTGCCTTGACGAACTTGTGATGATTCTCAAATGCAGGAACAGATCGAAACGTCTTCTGTTACCTATCTTCTACCATGTGGATCCGTCTGATATTCACAAACAATCTGGTTGTGTCTATGAAGCGTTCTCTAGGCATGAAGAGAAATTTAAGAGGGAAGTGAATGATACTAAGAGAAAAGATTTGATGGAAAAAATACAGCAATGGAGGACTGCTCTTACTGAGCTTGCAAATTTGGGAGGCATGCATCTGCAAAACTTAACCGATGG GTACGAATCAAAGTTCATCCTGAAAATAGTTAGCATCATCAAGGATAAAGTGACTCGtaataacatattaaatatCACTCCGCATCTTGTTGGAATTAATGATTCATTACATGCCATTAATCTATGGTTAAGAGATGGTTCTACCAGTGTGGAAGTGTTTGCACTGTATGGTATTGGTGGAGTGGGAAAGACAACTATTGCAAAATATGTTTATAACACGAGCTTCCAGCTATTTGAAGGTGGAagttttttagaaaatataaggGAATATTCTGAACGGCCAGATGGTTTACTGTGTTTACAAAGACAACTTCTTTCAGATATTTCCAAGGGAAAGACACCATCCGTCAACAATCTTAATGATGGCATTCATAAAATCCAAAGTGCCCTTCATGGTAGGAAACTTCTGATAGTTTTGGATGATGTGGATCAAACTGAACAATTAGATGCAATCTTTGGGATGCGAGAGTGGTTTTACCATGGAAGCAAAATTATTCTAACGACACGGAATGTGCATTTGCTGAATGCTCATAAACATTGTAAGAGATATTCTGTGGATACAATGAATTTTAGTGATTCATCGGAGTTGTTTAGTTGGCATGCATTCCGGGACAGTCACCCCCCAGAATGTTACACAGAGCAGTCAGAGAAGATACTAAAGCAATGCCAAGGTCTTCCTTTAGCTCTTGAGGTTCTAGGTGCTTCTCTACATGGCAAGAAGGAAGATGTCTGGAGGAGTGCGATACAGAAATTGGAAACTTTTACTCCCTCCAAACTCCAGAAGATATTAAGAATAAGCTATGAatctttgccagatgatcatgATAGAGAATTATTTCTTGAGCTTGCGTGTTTCTTCAATGGAGAGGCCAAATCTTCTGTGGTCGTGATATTGGATGCATGTAAATACTATACAACAATTGGTGTTGATAATCTTATTGATAGATGTCTGttgaaaattgatatatatGGAAAGCTGAGAATGCATCAGTTGATACAAAGCATGGGTAGAGAAATTGTCCGTCAGCAATCACCAAAGGATCCAGGGGAATGGAGTAGACTGTGGCACTATAGGGAATCCCTTGAAATATTAGAAGATGAAACA GGCACTAGAGCAATAGAAGGTCTGGCACTAGACATGGATATGACTAAAGCACATCAGACCAAGTTCAATACAAAAGCTTTTTCGATGATGCACAAGCTAAGACTACTTAAGCTGAACAAAGTACAGCTACTTGGAGGTTACAGCGACTTCCCTAAAAAATTGAAATGGTTATGTTGGCATGGATATACTCAAAGATCTTTACCAGATGATTTCCCTTTTAGTAGCTTAGTTGCTATTGACATGCAAAATAGTAAATTGCAAAAACTGGTGCAGGGAAACATG TGTCTTGGATCACTAAAGATTCTAAATCTCAGTCACTGCCATTGCATTGTGGAATCTCCGAACTTTTCCCAACTTCGTGTTCTTGAGCAATTGATCCTTGAAGATTGTGCAAGCTTAGTCGAGATTGATGAATCTATTCAAATGGCTAAAGGACTTCTGTTCATGAATTTAAAGGACTGCCAGGGCCGGTTTTGA
- the LOC108219071 gene encoding disease resistance protein RPV1-like isoform X2, with product MLKLKSVDSSSQNYSYDVFLSFRGEDTRKNFTDHLYKALQDAGLFTFRDDEDIERGESIKSELENGIQQSRSWIIVFSENYAFSSWCLDELVMILKCRNRSKRLLLPIFYHVDPSDIHKQSGCVYEAFSRHEEKFKREVNDTKRKDLMEKIQQWRTALTELANLGGMHLQNLTDGYESKFILKIVSIIKDKVTRNNILNITPHLVGINDSLHAINLWLRDGSTSVEVFALYGIGGVGKTTIAKYVYNTSFQLFEGGSFLENIREYSERPDGLLCLQRQLLSDISKGKTPSVNNLNDGIHKIQSALHGRKLLIVLDDVDQTEQLDAIFGMREWFYHGSKIILTTRNVHLLNAHKHCKRYSVDTMNFSDSSELFSWHAFRDSHPPECYTEQSEKILKQCQGLPLALEVLGASLHGKKEDVWRSAIQKLETFTPSKLQKILRISYESLPDDHDRELFLELACFFNGEAKSSVVVILDACKYYTTIGVDNLIDRCLLKIDIYGKLRMHQLIQSMGREIVRQQSPKDPGEWSRLWHYRESLEILEDETGTRAIEGLALDMDMTKAHQTKFNTKAFSMMHKLRLLKLNKVQLLGVSWITKDSKSQSLPLHCGISELFPTSCS from the exons ATGCTGAAATTGAAGTCTGTAGATTCATCATCTCAAAATTATAGCTACGATGTATTTTTAAGTTTCAGAGGTGAAGATACCCGAAAGAATTTTACAGATCATCTCTATAAAGCTTTACAAGATGCAGGACTATTCACTTTTAGAGATGACGAGGATATTGAGAGGGGAGAGAGTATCAAATCTGAATTAGAAAATGGTATCCAACAGTCAAGGAGTTGGATAATTGTATTCTCAGAGAACTATGCCTTTTCCAGTTGGTGCCTTGACGAACTTGTGATGATTCTCAAATGCAGGAACAGATCGAAACGTCTTCTGTTACCTATCTTCTACCATGTGGATCCGTCTGATATTCACAAACAATCTGGTTGTGTCTATGAAGCGTTCTCTAGGCATGAAGAGAAATTTAAGAGGGAAGTGAATGATACTAAGAGAAAAGATTTGATGGAAAAAATACAGCAATGGAGGACTGCTCTTACTGAGCTTGCAAATTTGGGAGGCATGCATCTGCAAAACTTAACCGATGG GTACGAATCAAAGTTCATCCTGAAAATAGTTAGCATCATCAAGGATAAAGTGACTCGtaataacatattaaatatCACTCCGCATCTTGTTGGAATTAATGATTCATTACATGCCATTAATCTATGGTTAAGAGATGGTTCTACCAGTGTGGAAGTGTTTGCACTGTATGGTATTGGTGGAGTGGGAAAGACAACTATTGCAAAATATGTTTATAACACGAGCTTCCAGCTATTTGAAGGTGGAagttttttagaaaatataaggGAATATTCTGAACGGCCAGATGGTTTACTGTGTTTACAAAGACAACTTCTTTCAGATATTTCCAAGGGAAAGACACCATCCGTCAACAATCTTAATGATGGCATTCATAAAATCCAAAGTGCCCTTCATGGTAGGAAACTTCTGATAGTTTTGGATGATGTGGATCAAACTGAACAATTAGATGCAATCTTTGGGATGCGAGAGTGGTTTTACCATGGAAGCAAAATTATTCTAACGACACGGAATGTGCATTTGCTGAATGCTCATAAACATTGTAAGAGATATTCTGTGGATACAATGAATTTTAGTGATTCATCGGAGTTGTTTAGTTGGCATGCATTCCGGGACAGTCACCCCCCAGAATGTTACACAGAGCAGTCAGAGAAGATACTAAAGCAATGCCAAGGTCTTCCTTTAGCTCTTGAGGTTCTAGGTGCTTCTCTACATGGCAAGAAGGAAGATGTCTGGAGGAGTGCGATACAGAAATTGGAAACTTTTACTCCCTCCAAACTCCAGAAGATATTAAGAATAAGCTATGAatctttgccagatgatcatgATAGAGAATTATTTCTTGAGCTTGCGTGTTTCTTCAATGGAGAGGCCAAATCTTCTGTGGTCGTGATATTGGATGCATGTAAATACTATACAACAATTGGTGTTGATAATCTTATTGATAGATGTCTGttgaaaattgatatatatGGAAAGCTGAGAATGCATCAGTTGATACAAAGCATGGGTAGAGAAATTGTCCGTCAGCAATCACCAAAGGATCCAGGGGAATGGAGTAGACTGTGGCACTATAGGGAATCCCTTGAAATATTAGAAGATGAAACA GGCACTAGAGCAATAGAAGGTCTGGCACTAGACATGGATATGACTAAAGCACATCAGACCAAGTTCAATACAAAAGCTTTTTCGATGATGCACAAGCTAAGACTACTTAAGCTGAACAAAGTACAGCTACTTGGAG TGTCTTGGATCACTAAAGATTCTAAATCTCAGTCACTGCCATTGCATTGTGGAATCTCCGAACTTTTCCCAACTTCGTGTTCTTGA
- the LOC135152591 gene encoding uncharacterized protein LOC135152591, whose translation MLKLLETLIISGCSNLNTLPSEMRAMESLKVFRADGLDFGNSSFVIEEYVSWPVFIWGWVLKWNLGSQLLLSSLPFKSIRKLSLVNCNLHDNAFPKDFIAAPSLKYLNLSNNPIRFLPECFKGVKMLKSLTLRYCNQLQALENLPNIDSLLVTDCSLLEKIRCKEGASLITVASPWRCKKLLEMEKRFKVVPLEKMDLEMIKNCGIDDVESKKRIQIRLYNKSTLTETSCPIQGVYEDECWGETFSIFYPENSVSILFINKHNTASKSFVVSSHSKLGYLNTRVLYKFVPGSITSLFIVITNKTKNRMIIYSPRCHGVPDGDEYMTWLSHWKFGSHEMGPGDEVNIFVYNWHNNTSFEVKEVGVHLVYKEQEQAGDHSAKLPNIEQTCVIPQNIKPWAHRGTTQLYFLGHGGVRRDVLLESIFRRICSGCGRGICTRCGRRPAVSLLTASLVSTSVLTNGLKHLILSQPKTKRLVKKPKVDI comes from the exons ATGCTCAAATTACTGGAAACACTAATCATCTCAGGTTGTTCAAATCTTAATACGCTTCCTTCAGAGATGAGAGCGATGGAATCTTTGAAGGTTTTCCGGGCTGATGGACTTGACTTTGGTAATTCAAGCTTTGTGATTGAGGAATATGTTTCATGGCCAGTATTTATCTGGGGTTGGGTTTTAAAATGGAATCTAGGTTCCCAACTTCTGTTGAGTTCTTTACCGTTCAAGTCTATTAGAAAGTTGAGTTTGGTGAATTGCAATCTGCATGATAATGCTTTTCCGAAGGATTTCATTGCTGCACCCTCACTCAAGTACTTAAACTTGAGTAACAACCCAATCCGTTTCCTACCAGAATGCTTTAAAGGTGTAAAAATGCTCAAGAGTCTTACATTAAGATATTGCAACCAGCTTCAGGCACTTGAAAATTTACCGAACATAGATAGCTTGCTTGTCACAGATTGCTCATTATTGGAGAAAATAAGATGCAAAGAAGGCGCATCTTTGATAACTGTTGCTTCTCCGTGGAGATGCAAGAAACTACTTGAGATGGAAAAGAGATTCAAGGTTGTACCATTAGAAAAAATGGATTTAGAAATGATCAAAAATTGTGGTATTGATGATGTGGAATCCAAGAAAAGAATCCAGATAAGATTATACAATAAATCCACATTAACGGAAACAAGTTGCCCCATACAG GGAGTATATGAAGATGAGTGCTGGGGGGAAACATTCAGCATATTTTACCCTGAGAACAGTGTTTCCATATTGTTCATTAATAAGCATAACACAGCTTCAAAATCCTTTGTCGTATCATCACATTCTAAACTTGGATACCTAAACACTCGTGTTCTGTACAAATTTGTCCCGGGCTCAATAACAAGTTTGTTCATTGTAATCACTAACAAGACAAAGAATAGAATGATCATATATTCTCCAAGGTGTCATGGCGTTCCTGATGGCGATGAATACATGACATGGTTAAGCCATTGGAAATTCGGTAGTCACGAAATGGGACCTGGAGATGAGGtgaatatttttgtatataattggCATAATAATACTAGTTTTGAGGTGAAGGAGGTTGGAGTCCATCTCGTATATAAAGAGCAAGAACAGGCAGGTGATCACTCAGCCAAGCTACCCAACATTGAACAAACCTGTGTCATTCCGCAGAATATAAAGCCATGGGCACATCGTGGAACGACACAGCTATACTTCCTTGGACATGGTGGAGTCAGAAGAGATGTATTGCTGGAGTCTATTTTTCGCAGGATCTGTTCTGGATGTGGGAGGGGAATATGTACCAGATGTGGGAGGAGACCG GCTGTAAGCTTACTGACAGCATCCCTGGTATCTACTTCAGTTTTAACCAATGGCCTTAAGCACCTGATACTGAGCCAACCAAAGACAAAGAGATTAGTAAAGAAGCCGAAGGTAGATATATAA